One genomic window of Choristoneura fumiferana chromosome 14, NRCan_CFum_1, whole genome shotgun sequence includes the following:
- the ITP gene encoding LOW QUALITY PROTEIN: ion transport peptide (The sequence of the model RefSeq protein was modified relative to this genomic sequence to represent the inferred CDS: inserted 1 base in 1 codon), with protein sequence MHLSSVQLACAALLTLALGAAGAPPXAPAHHVARRSFFNLQCKGVYDAAIFARLDRICDDCYNLFREAQLYTLCRAKCFTTPYFKGCMESLYLYDEEEQIDQMVDFVGKR encoded by the exons ATGCATCTAAGCTCAGTGCAACTGGCGTGCGCGGCACTCCTGACGCTGGCGTTGGGCGCCgcgggcgcgccgc ccgcgcccgcgcaccACGTGGCTCGCCGCTCCTTCTTCAACCTCCAGTGCAAGGGTGTCTACGACGCGGCCATATTCGCGCGTCTCGATCGCATCTGCGACGACTGCTACAATCTCTTTAGGGAGGCACAGCTCTATACTTTATGCAG GGCAAAATGTTTCACCACGCCCTACTTCAAGGGTTGCATGGAGTCTTTGTACCTCTACGACGAGGAGGAACAAATAGATCAAATGGTCGACTTCGTCGGGAAACGCTAA